In Spirosoma aureum, a single genomic region encodes these proteins:
- a CDS encoding oxygenase MpaB family protein, with translation MSSSNRTYINRSPSHSQTAFFVKPGSIVRQIWGDADVILLVFAGSAAEFALNRAVDWLFFTGKLPADPIARLFSTVRYAQEIVFAPETQARQAIARMGAIHGGVEQKRGYQIPDWAYRDVLYMLIDYSERAYETLYKPLTDSEREELFHTFREVGAGMHVPKLPDTYADWRADREAHLNRDLVRSDFTDKLFQRYREQLGSWRYNLLRQAQAVLVPEQVRSLLNLPQKPWLNNTIGLYKILNTLGLRSMVQRALLPTNYLEQIRSLDVR, from the coding sequence ATGAGCAGTAGCAACCGGACGTACATCAATCGTTCACCATCTCACAGTCAAACGGCTTTTTTTGTAAAACCGGGCTCTATAGTTCGGCAAATCTGGGGCGACGCCGATGTTATTCTGCTGGTCTTTGCCGGATCGGCTGCTGAATTTGCCCTGAATCGGGCGGTAGACTGGCTGTTTTTTACGGGTAAACTGCCCGCCGATCCTATTGCGCGCCTATTCTCAACGGTTCGTTATGCGCAGGAAATCGTGTTTGCTCCCGAAACGCAGGCCCGTCAGGCCATTGCCCGCATGGGCGCTATTCACGGCGGTGTCGAACAAAAACGCGGCTACCAGATTCCGGATTGGGCGTATCGGGATGTGCTGTATATGCTGATCGATTATTCGGAGCGCGCTTATGAAACCTTATACAAACCGCTCACCGATTCTGAGCGCGAAGAGTTGTTTCATACCTTTCGGGAAGTTGGTGCAGGTATGCATGTGCCGAAACTACCGGATACCTACGCCGACTGGCGAGCAGATCGGGAAGCCCACCTTAATCGGGATTTGGTCCGGAGCGATTTCACAGACAAACTCTTTCAGCGATACCGCGAGCAGTTAGGCAGTTGGCGCTATAATCTGCTGCGTCAGGCACAGGCGGTGCTGGTGCCTGAGCAAGTACGATCATTGCTCAACTTACCTCAAAAACCGTGGCTGAATAATACCATTGGCCTGTACAAAATTCTGAATACACTTGGGCTACGATCGATGGTGCAGCGGGCTTTGCTGCCAACGAATTATCTGGAGCAAATTCGTAGCTTAGATGTTCGGTAA
- a CDS encoding L-serine ammonia-lyase, whose product MVSAPITTSVFDLFKVGPGPSSSHTIGPMKAAFDFRQRLTDLQTDLQQQADAIHVHLYGSLSATGKGHGTDRAVVAGLLGWQPETTDPDKLLDLLRDPAQVYAIPVGNRTLSIGPQQIHFERVRYDSPYHNTMVLRLADGDDTLFSEEYYSVGGGFIIRKGEPEIAPGSLSVPYPYGTMTELKAQLITHKITLDELMLANEAALTGRNRTEINQRLDQILDFMHKAVRRGLRHKGILPGSIKLSRKAPILFQQAKGMSQSSDSFLIFLNAYCLAASEENAAGGIVVTAPTSGASGVIPGLTYLAKHHFHYDKATLRSGMLAAAAIGFLVKHNASISGAEMGCMGEIGTASAMGAAFLTRCAQPNGTIGAIEAAAEIGIEHHLGMTCDPIGGYVQIPCIERNAMGAVKAYNAFLLATSGAASFQKISLDSVIKVMKATGRDMSTKYKETSEAGLALSATEC is encoded by the coding sequence ATGGTTAGCGCACCGATCACAACCTCTGTATTTGACCTTTTTAAAGTTGGTCCCGGCCCATCGAGTTCGCATACGATTGGCCCAATGAAAGCCGCATTCGATTTCCGGCAACGGCTGACCGATTTACAAACAGATCTACAGCAACAGGCCGATGCGATTCATGTTCATCTCTATGGTTCACTCAGCGCAACGGGCAAAGGCCACGGCACCGACCGCGCTGTTGTAGCCGGATTACTAGGCTGGCAACCCGAAACCACCGATCCCGATAAACTTCTCGATCTTCTTCGCGACCCAGCACAGGTATATGCCATTCCAGTTGGCAATCGTACCCTTTCTATTGGCCCCCAGCAGATTCATTTTGAGCGTGTTCGTTACGACTCACCCTACCACAACACCATGGTACTTCGTCTGGCAGACGGCGACGATACGCTGTTTTCGGAAGAATATTATTCGGTGGGGGGCGGATTCATTATTCGTAAAGGCGAACCAGAAATAGCACCTGGCAGTTTGTCGGTGCCTTATCCCTATGGGACCATGACGGAGCTAAAAGCTCAACTTATAACGCACAAGATTACCCTGGATGAATTGATGCTGGCCAATGAAGCCGCGTTGACGGGTCGCAATCGAACTGAGATCAACCAACGGCTCGACCAGATTCTGGATTTCATGCACAAAGCCGTCCGACGAGGTCTACGTCACAAAGGTATCTTGCCCGGATCTATCAAACTGAGTCGAAAAGCACCCATTCTGTTTCAGCAGGCCAAAGGCATGAGCCAGTCGTCGGACAGCTTTCTGATTTTCCTGAATGCCTATTGTTTAGCCGCTTCGGAGGAGAATGCAGCGGGAGGTATTGTTGTTACAGCGCCAACGTCAGGCGCATCGGGCGTTATTCCGGGATTAACCTATTTGGCAAAACATCATTTTCACTACGACAAGGCCACCCTTCGGTCGGGTATGCTGGCCGCTGCCGCTATTGGTTTTCTCGTTAAACACAACGCCAGCATCTCCGGTGCAGAAATGGGTTGCATGGGCGAAATAGGAACCGCATCGGCCATGGGGGCTGCATTCCTGACGCGTTGTGCTCAACCCAATGGAACTATTGGTGCCATTGAAGCGGCTGCTGAAATTGGCATCGAACATCACCTCGGTATGACATGCGACCCCATTGGTGGCTACGTTCAGATTCCGTGCATCGAACGAAATGCGATGGGAGCCGTCAAAGCCTATAATGCCTTTCTGCTGGCGACTTCCGGAGCAGCTTCGTTCCAGAAAATTTCCCTCGACTCGGTCATCAAAGTTATGAAGGCAACCGGGCGCGATATGTCAACAAAATACAAAGAGACTTCCGAAGCTGGACTGGCTCTGAGCGCAACTGAATGCTGA